The genomic region AGCATTTACCATTCCCCGGTTTTAAGATGCTTTTCAATACGCTCGGTTAAGTCATAAGGTTCTAAAAGAAGATTTCCCTTGTTATCGAAGAGCTTGTGGTTGATAAGGCTTATTTCTTTTTCTGCAAAAGCCTTGATAGTATAAACAATAAGAGGGAGTTCTCGTTTTACTCCTTCTTTCCGAATGAGAGCAAAAAGAGGCTCCTTTTCCCCTTCTTGCTCCTTGATTTTTTCAAGACCAATTTGTCTCATTTTTTCTTTAAAATTTTGCCAAAGTGGATCGAACTCTCCTCCTTTTATCGGGAAACGACAAAAAGTAACAGCCGGCCCCTGGTCAAGTTCAGGGGTAACTAGATGCATCATTACTCCAGTTTCATTAGCTTCTTCTTGTAAGAGTTGCCAAATCACTTCTTGCCAGGTCCCTTGAGGGCCTCCGGGTAGGGCAGGATGCAGGTTTATCATGGGTAGTTTTTGACATAGTTCTGCCGAGACCACCCACATATATCCCGCCAGGACAATGAGATCAACGGGTTCATGTTTTATCATCTCATATACTTTTTGATGGTAAGCGGCTCGCCAAGCTTCGCGGTTATTTTGACGAAGTCCCGGTTCAAAATTTTTGGCAGAAAGAGTATAGATTTTTAGGCCAAGTTCTTGGCATAATTTCAGGAATAGATCGCTTTCTTTTGATTCTCCGGGTTCACGAGATAAGAATACATAGGATATTTGAGCGGAGATAAAACCTTCTTTTATTCTTTGCCAAACAACCTTTAGCAAATCACGGGCCGCCTGGTCTCTTCCTGTGGAAAACCAGCCAAGTTTAAGCATGTCCTACCTCCTTACCGATGATGATAGATAAATACTTTTTTTCACGCAATAGATTGTTGCAAAACTTTAAAAATGAGATAATAAAGGCCCAAGTTATCTAATTTAAGACTTTAAAAAAACAGGAATTATGGAGATTGATTTATGAAAATCAGTAGAGCTACCGACTACGGTATAAGATTGGTTGTTTATTTAGCGGAAAAAAGTCCCAAGATAGTTCCTAGGTCTGAAGTTGCAAAAGAGATGGAAGTCCCTGCCGAGTTTTTGGCCAAGATTGCCCAGCATTTAGCTCGTGCTGGACTTATCGAGATAAAACAAGGACGAGGGGGTGGTTATAAATTAAAACGTAATCCCAAGGAAATTACTTTATTAGAGATAGTAGAAGCTTTAGAAGGGGAAATTTGTCTGAACGTGTGCGTAGAGAACCCTGATGCCTGTAACTTCAGTTCTCGATGTAAAGTCCACCTTGTGTGGGAAGCAGCAAGAGACGGCTTAAGGCGTCTTTTAGGAAGTATTCCTGTGGCAGAGTTAGTTTTTAAAACTAAAACAACTTAATTTTTAGGAGGTGGGAAGATGCTAGACGTTGTTTTGCTTTCACGGCTTCAGTTTGCCGTGGCAACCCTTTTCCACTTTTTATTTGTTCCTCTAACTTTAGGTCTTTCCCTCTTAACCGCTATTTTTGAAACCCTTTACCTTAAAACCGGAGACGAAGACTATAAACGTGCAGCTAAGTTTTGGGGAAAACTCTTTCTCATCAACTTCGCTTTAGGGGTTGTTACGGGTATTACCCTGGAATTTCAGTTTGGGACTAACTGGTCCAAGTATTCTGTTTACGTAGGAGATATTTTTGGTTCTCTACTTGCAATTGAAGCCACCCTTGCCTTTTTTCTTGAATCTACTTTTATTGCTATCTGGCATTTTGGATGGGATAGGATTTCTCCTAAACTTCACGCTATCTGTATCTGGCTTGTAGCGATTGGCTCCAATATTTCTGCCCTTTGGATCCTTTTGGCCAATGGTTGGATGCAGCATCCTGTAGGCTACGTCTTGCGTAACAATCGAGCCGAGCTTGAGAGCTTCTTTGCAGTAGTGACAAATCCTTTTGGCTGGCTTGAATTTTTCCATACTACCGCAGGAGCCTATGTGCTTGCAGGCTTTTTCGTTTTGGGGATCTCTGCCTGGCATATTATCCGCAAAAATGAACTGGCCTTTTTCAAAAAGAGCTTTAACGTAGCAGCGATCTGGAGCCTGGTTTTTTCACTTTTTGTAGTGCTTAACGGAGACATTCATGCAAGCCATGTAGCCCACACCCAGCCCACCAAGCTTGCGGCGATGGAATCTGTTTGGGAAACCCAAAGTGGGGCCCCTTTTTATCTGCTCGTAATTCCTGATGAGGAAAATGAACGCAATGCCGTTGAATTTTTGGGGATTCCCAAGCTTTTAAGCTTCATTGCCTATCATGATCCCAATGCCGAAGTAAAAGGACTTAAAGAATGGCCTAAAGAAGAACGTCCTCCTGTTGAAATTACCTTCTGGTCGTTTCGTCTCATGGTGGCCTTAGGGATGCTTTTTATCCTTATAAGTATCTGGGCCTTTTTAAGGCGTAAGACTCCTGAGAAAGACAGGACCTTGCTTCGTATTCTTCCTTGGGCTATTCCTCTGCCATATTTGGCCTGTGAACTTGGCTGGATTGTAGCAGAAGTAGGTCGGCAGCCTTGGCTTGTTTACGGCCTTATGAAAACTTCTGCCGGGGTTTCGCCTATTGCACCGGTCCAGGTAGTTATTTCTCTCCTGGCTTTTATTTTGGTTTACGCTTTACTCGGGTTGGTCGATTTCTATCTACTGTTTAAATTTGCCCGCAAAGGGCCTGATCCCAAAGAAGACAAAGAAGCCGAAGCTGCTGAGGCAGCTCCTGCAACCCTTTAAAGAAAGGAGGGATGGAAAATGGAACAAAATATCTTCCAGTTTATATGGTTTTTGCTCTGGGGTGTACTTTGGGTGGTTTACTTTATGCTCGATGGGTTTGATTTTGGGGTAGGCATGCTCCTTCCCTTTATTGCCAAAAACGACACCGAAAGGCGCATAATGTACAATGCCGTTGGGCCATTTTGGGACGGGAATGAAGTCTGGCTTATCACCGCTGGTGGGGCTACTTTTGCAGCTTTTCCCACCACCTACGCGGTGATGTTTAGCTCTCTTTATACTCCTTTGCTTTTGATTCTTTTTGCCCTTATTGTGCGCGGAGTAGCCTTTGAGTTTCGGGGCAAGGAAGAAAGCTTTCTCTGGAAGACCGTCTGGGACATTTGCCTGGTGGTGGGAAGCTTTGTCCCTTCGCTTCTTTTTGGGGTTGCCTTCGCTAACTTCTTCAAGGGCCTTCCCATTGATGCCAACGGCATTATGCATGGCAATACCCTTACCCTTTTGAATCCTTATGGGTTGATCGGGGGCCTTCTTTTTGTGCTGATGTTTGTTGTGCACGGGGCGGTGTGGCTTTGTGTCAAAACCAATGGTGATTTGCAAAAACGTGCCCGTAAAGTGGCTGA from Thermodesulfatator atlanticus DSM 21156 harbors:
- the purN gene encoding phosphoribosylglycinamide formyltransferase, with translation MLKLGWFSTGRDQAARDLLKVVWQRIKEGFISAQISYVFLSREPGESKESDLFLKLCQELGLKIYTLSAKNFEPGLRQNNREAWRAAYHQKVYEMIKHEPVDLIVLAGYMWVVSAELCQKLPMINLHPALPGGPQGTWQEVIWQLLQEEANETGVMMHLVTPELDQGPAVTFCRFPIKGGEFDPLWQNFKEKMRQIGLEKIKEQEGEKEPLFALIRKEGVKRELPLIVYTIKAFAEKEISLINHKLFDNKGNLLLEPYDLTERIEKHLKTGEW
- a CDS encoding RrF2 family transcriptional regulator, with translation MKISRATDYGIRLVVYLAEKSPKIVPRSEVAKEMEVPAEFLAKIAQHLARAGLIEIKQGRGGGYKLKRNPKEITLLEIVEALEGEICLNVCVENPDACNFSSRCKVHLVWEAARDGLRRLLGSIPVAELVFKTKTT
- a CDS encoding cytochrome ubiquinol oxidase subunit I, which encodes MLDVVLLSRLQFAVATLFHFLFVPLTLGLSLLTAIFETLYLKTGDEDYKRAAKFWGKLFLINFALGVVTGITLEFQFGTNWSKYSVYVGDIFGSLLAIEATLAFFLESTFIAIWHFGWDRISPKLHAICIWLVAIGSNISALWILLANGWMQHPVGYVLRNNRAELESFFAVVTNPFGWLEFFHTTAGAYVLAGFFVLGISAWHIIRKNELAFFKKSFNVAAIWSLVFSLFVVLNGDIHASHVAHTQPTKLAAMESVWETQSGAPFYLLVIPDEENERNAVEFLGIPKLLSFIAYHDPNAEVKGLKEWPKEERPPVEITFWSFRLMVALGMLFILISIWAFLRRKTPEKDRTLLRILPWAIPLPYLACELGWIVAEVGRQPWLVYGLMKTSAGVSPIAPVQVVISLLAFILVYALLGLVDFYLLFKFARKGPDPKEDKEAEAAEAAPATL
- the cydB gene encoding cytochrome d ubiquinol oxidase subunit II translates to MEQNIFQFIWFLLWGVLWVVYFMLDGFDFGVGMLLPFIAKNDTERRIMYNAVGPFWDGNEVWLITAGGATFAAFPTTYAVMFSSLYTPLLLILFALIVRGVAFEFRGKEESFLWKTVWDICLVVGSFVPSLLFGVAFANFFKGLPIDANGIMHGNTLTLLNPYGLIGGLLFVLMFVVHGAVWLCVKTNGDLQKRARKVAEVFWVLEVVLALVFLVASAFATNLWANYMKYKFLLIIPAIALVAYFAIPAFLIQGKNWYAWFSSCAAIVFTVAFGLAGLFPRLIPSSLNPEWSLTIYNSSSSPLTLKVMTVVALIFVPLVIAYQIWAYKLFSEKVRPAFLESEEAY